In Subdoligranulum variabile, the genomic stretch CCTGATCAAGATCTCCCGCGATTATCAGGACTTCACCAATACCGTCAGCGGCATGCAGGAAGCTGCCACCGACGCCTCCTTCGCCTCTGAGTTCCTGGGCGGCCAGAACGCCTACGAGTACTTTGCCCCTGTTGCCGAGAACATCAAGATCGCGCCGCTGTCCTCCTATGACCAGGGCTGCGTGGAGCTGATTCAGAATGCCTTCAGCGACTACTTCCAGGGCAACGTGGATTACGACCGCGCCAAGGCCAACTTTGAGACGGCCATCAAAGAGCGCTACCCCGACATCACCGAGATCCAGTGGGCAGAGTGATCTGCCCCAGGCACACTACGGAATGAAAACCGGCTGCCGCACCCCGGTGCGGCAGCCTTTTCCGGAAAGGAACGGTGACTTATGAACAAGAAAAAACAAAACCATCTCAGTTACGCCAAATGGGGCTACATCTTCATCCTTCCGTTCTTTTTGGCCTTCTTCATCTTCTCGCTGATCCCGCTGGTGGACACCGTGCGGTACAGCTTCTATGAATACTACCGCTCCGGCATCAAGGAGATCGGCCCCACCTTCATCGGCCTGGAAAACTATGCCGAGCTGCTCAAATCCGACATGGTCGGCTACGCCGGCAACACCCTGATCCTCTGGCTCATCGGCTTTGTGCCCCAGATCGTCATCGCGCTGCTGCTGGCCAACTGGTTCACCGATGTGCGGCTGAAGATCCGCGGCAAACAGTTCTTCAAGATCATCATCTATCTGCCCAACCTGATCATGGCCTCTGCCTTCGCCATGCTCTTCTTCGCCCTCTTCTCCACCAACGGCCCCATCAACTCCATTCTCATGTCCATCGGGCTGACCGATACCCCCATCGACTTCATGGGCACCACCTTCGGCACCCGGTCCCTCATCGGCCTGATGAACTTCCTGATGTGGTTCGGCAACACCACCATCATGCTGATGGCCGCCATCATGGGCATCAGCCCCGACATCTTCGAGGCCGCCGAACTGGACGGCTGCGGCAGCTTCCGGCGGTTCTTCTCCATCACCCTGCCGCTGATCCGCCCCATTCTGGCTTACACCCTCATCACCTCCATCATCGGCGGTCTGCAGATGTTCGATGTGCCCCAGATCCTCACCAACGGCCAGGGCAACCCCGACCGTACCTCCATGACGCTGATCATGTTCCTGAACAGCCACCTGAAGAGCCGCAACTACGGCATGGCTGGTGCCCTGTCGGTCTACCTCTTCATTGTCAGCGGCATCCTCTGCTTCTTTGTCTACCGGATGACCAACGGCAGTGATAGCACCGCCAAACACCGGAAGCACGCCAAAGGAGGAGCCAAAGCATGAAACATATCAAAAACAAACGGGCAGAAACCATCCTGGCCTATCTGGTCCTCATCGTCCTGTCCTTCCTGTGCCTGTTCTTCTTCTACATCCTGCTGGTGAACGCCACCCGCTCCCACGCAGACCTGCAGAAGGGCTTCAGCTGGCTGCCCGGCAACTACTTCCTGGAAAATCTGAAAAACGTGGCCAATGACGGCAGCTTCCCCATGTTCAAGGGCATCTTCAACAGCCTCGTTGTCTCCACCTGCTCGGCGGCGCTGTGCACCTACTTCTCGGCCCTGACCGCCTACGGCCTCTACGCCTACCAGTTCAAGCTCAAAAAGGTGGCTTTCACCTTCATCATGGCCATTCTGGTCATGCCCACCCAGGTCACCGCCATGGGCTTCCTGCGGTTGATGACCAACATCGGCCTGTATGACTCCCTGATGCCCCTGATCATCCCTTCCATCGCGTCCCCGGCGGTGTTCTACTTCATGTACAGCTACCTGGAGTCCTCTCTGCCGCTGTCCCTGGTGGAGGCCGCCCGCATCGACGGTTCCGGTGAGTTCATGACCTTCAACCGCATCGTGCTGCCCATCATGAAGCCCGCCGTGGCGGTGCAGGCCATCTTCACCTTCGTGGGTTCCTGGAACAACTACTTCGTTCCCGCCCTCATCATCCAGTCCAAGGACAAGATGACCGTTCCCATCCTCATCGCCACCCTGCGCGGCGCCGACTATATGAACTTCGACATGGGCAAGATCTACATGATGATCACCGTGGCCATCGTGCCCATCATCATCGTCTACCTGCTGCTGTCCAAGTACATCATTGCCGGCATCACCCTGGGCGGTGTCAAGGAATAAACTGCTTTCCCCTTTTTTCTCCTGTAGTGCGGAAGACCGTCATAGTACCCTGCTATGGCGGTTTTTCCGCGTCCTATCCATCATTTCGAGAGGAATTGTACACCATGCGATCTGCACATACCTACAGCGGCAGCCTCCAGGCTGCCCCTTCCCCCCGGGAAAAAGCCCACGCCGCCCTGGCCCGCAAAGCGGCAGCTGCCGGCATCGTTTTGCTGCGCAACGACAATGTGCTACCCCTAGACCCCGACACATCGGTAGCCTTGCTGGGTACCGGTGCCGGGCGCACCGTCAAAGGCGGTATCGGTTCGGGAGATGTGAATAACCGGGCCAACGTTTCCATTTATGAAGGGCTCCGGACCGCCGGGGTCCACCTGACCAGCGAAGATTGGATCAACTACTACGAAGCCCTCTATCACGGGGCACGCCTGGCCTGGAAGGACAAGATCCTGGACGATGCCACCAAGGTGGAAAATCCCTTTGACGCCTATGCGGCCAACCCCTTTGTACTGCCCCAAGGCCGTCCGGTGGCCATGTCGGATCTGGTGGGAGCCTCCGTGGCAATCTATGTGATCAGCCGTATTTCCGGCGAGGGCAAGGACCGCACCCCCACGGCGGGGGACTACCTGCTCAGCGACCGGGAAACCGCCGACCTGCGCACCTTGAACGAAGCGGGCCTGCCCCTGGTACTGGTCCTCAACGCCGGGGGACCGGTGGAGCTCACCGACCTGCTGGCGGAATACCGCCATCCCCTGGCCGTCTTGCAGATCTCCCAGCCGGGGCAGCAGGGCGGCGAGGCCGTGACCGATATCCTGCTGGGCAAGGCCGTGCCGGAGGGCAAGCTCACCGCCACCTGGGCCAAGCGCTACGCCGACTACCCCTGCGCCGA encodes the following:
- a CDS encoding carbohydrate ABC transporter permease codes for the protein MKHIKNKRAETILAYLVLIVLSFLCLFFFYILLVNATRSHADLQKGFSWLPGNYFLENLKNVANDGSFPMFKGIFNSLVVSTCSAALCTYFSALTAYGLYAYQFKLKKVAFTFIMAILVMPTQVTAMGFLRLMTNIGLYDSLMPLIIPSIASPAVFYFMYSYLESSLPLSLVEAARIDGSGEFMTFNRIVLPIMKPAVAVQAIFTFVGSWNNYFVPALIIQSKDKMTVPILIATLRGADYMNFDMGKIYMMITVAIVPIIIVYLLLSKYIIAGITLGGVKE
- a CDS encoding carbohydrate ABC transporter permease yields the protein MNKKKQNHLSYAKWGYIFILPFFLAFFIFSLIPLVDTVRYSFYEYYRSGIKEIGPTFIGLENYAELLKSDMVGYAGNTLILWLIGFVPQIVIALLLANWFTDVRLKIRGKQFFKIIIYLPNLIMASAFAMLFFALFSTNGPINSILMSIGLTDTPIDFMGTTFGTRSLIGLMNFLMWFGNTTIMLMAAIMGISPDIFEAAELDGCGSFRRFFSITLPLIRPILAYTLITSIIGGLQMFDVPQILTNGQGNPDRTSMTLIMFLNSHLKSRNYGMAGALSVYLFIVSGILCFFVYRMTNGSDSTAKHRKHAKGGAKA